The Schizosaccharomyces pombe strain 972h- genome assembly, chromosome: I genome contains a region encoding:
- the sap49 gene encoding U2 snRNP-associated RNA-binding protein Sap49, protein MSIREDRNQDATIYLGNLDEKVTDSILFELCLQAGPVVNIHIPRDRVRNSHNGFGFCEFLHEQDVEYACQILNQVKLFGKPIRVNRASQDRGVNTLIGANLFVGNLDPLVDERVLYDTFSALGQLVKAPQVARDENGRSKGYGFVSYDSFETADAAIEAMNNQFLMNKPITVSYAFKREGKGERHGDIAERKLAAAAKKNKVAVTPQSTLPPGFSPATPAPTSAANTPATIAATSIPPVPNVPLVGATTAVPPLSIPNVLPFTAAQHFPGMPAMPMMNVPMGPGGAPLVPPPPPGMVMASPSPAAATIPGAPVMPNIPFYQTINAQNGYSQQQRR, encoded by the exons atgagTATTCGAGAAGACAGGAATCAGGATGCAACTATATATCTTGGCAATCttgatgaaaaagtaaCGGAttctattttgtttgaGTTATGCCTGCAGGCAGGTCCAGTTG TAAATATTCATATTCCAAGAGATAGAGTAAGGAATAGTCATAATGGCTTTGGTTTCTGCGAATTCTTACACGAACAAGATGTTGAGTATGCATGTCAAATTCTGAATCAAGTAAAGTTGTTTGGAAAGCCTATAAGGGTCAATAGAGCTAGCCAGGACAGAGGAGTCAATACCTTAATTGGTgcaaatttatttgttgGCAACTTGGATCCTCTTGTTGATGAACGCGTATTGTACGATACATTTTCTGCTTTGGGACAACTTGTCAAGGCACCTCAGGTAGCAAGAGACGAGAATGGAAGGTCGAAAGGTTATGGTTTTGTTAGCTACGATTCTTTTGAAACCGCTGATGCAGCCATTGAGGCCATGAATAATCagtttttaatgaataaacCAATTACCGTGTCATACGCCTTTAAACGCGAAGGAAAGGGTGAACGTCACGGAGATATTGCGGAAAGAAAGCTAGCAGCAGCCgctaaaaagaataaagtTGCCGTTACTCCTCAGAGTACTCTGCCTCCAGGATTTTCACCCGCCACTCCTGCTCCAACATCTGCTGCTAATACTCCAGCAACAATTGCTGCTACATCGATACCTCCTGTACCGAATGTTCCTCTAGTGGGAGCAACTACTGCCGTCCCTCCCTTGTCAATACCTAATGTTCTTCCTTTCACTGCTGCACAGCATTTCCCTGGAATGCCTGCTATGCCAATGATGAATGTTCCAATGGGCCCTGGAGGTGCACCACTTGTCCCCCCTCCACCACCAGGAATGGTGATGGCTTCTCCTTCTCCTGCTGCTGCTACCATACCTGGTGCTCCTGTAATGCCAAACATACCATTTTATCAAACAATCAATGCACAAAATGGATACAGTCAACAACAAAGGaggtaa
- the rot1 gene encoding chaperone Rot1, whose product MHLLYQIGLFTCLWLTQYVGAEIDNYDENLVGTWSSKSETVLTGPDFFDPLDEDFFEPELPGISYSFTDDGFFEEAIYIIKSNATKPQCPKGFLQWQHGTYAINDTGTLVLTPFVGDGRQLESDPCTSNFSVYTRYDQVETMEKYEISMDRYHGRYKLELYEWDGTPKQPMFLAYRPPKMLPTSTIAVNTIQTAAKRWTAPLVPLAQKHTNTIWWVGLGLIAIGSIGYLVVS is encoded by the exons ATGCATCTTCTTTATCAAATTGGTTTGTTTACCTGTTTGTGGCTCACCCAATATGTTGGTGCGGAAATTGATAATTACGATGAAAATCTAGTCGGAACTTGGTCTTCCAAGTCTGAAACTGTTTTGACTGGCCCC GATTTCTTTGACCCTTTGGATGAGGATTTCTTCGAACCTGAATTACCGGGTATTAGTTATAGCTTTACTGATGATGGCTTTTTTGAGGAAGCTATTTACATAATCAAATCAAATG CTACAAAGCCTCAATGTCCCAAAGGCTTTTTACAATGGCAGCATGGAACTTATGCTATCAATGATACCGGTACTTTAGTATTAACTCCGTTTGTTGGAGACGGACGACAATTAGAAAGCGATCCTTGTACTAGCAATTTTTCTGTTTACACCCGTTATGATCAAGTTGAAACTATggaaaaatatgaaatttcTATGGATAGATACCATGGTCGCTACAAATTAGAGCTCTATGAATGGGACGGAACACCAAAGCAGCCAATGTTTTTAGCTTACCGTCCACCTAAGATGCTCCCTACCTCAACTATTGCCGTTAATACTATTCAAACTGCAGCAAAGCGCTGGACGGCTCCTCTAGTACCGTTAGCTCAGAAGCATACCAATACCATTTGGTGGGTTGGATTAGGTTTGATTGCAATTGGAAGTATTGGGTATTTAGTAGTATCTTGA
- the rps1101 gene encoding 40S ribosomal protein uS17, whose product MATELVVQSERAFQKQPHIFQNAKKGAGRRWYKDVGLGFKTPAEAIYGEYVDKKCPFVGQVSIRGRILTGTVVSTKMHRTIIIRREYLHFIPKYNRYEKRHKNLAAHVSPAFRINEGDVVTVGQCRPLSKTVRFNVLRVVKHTEGPKQFGKF is encoded by the coding sequence ATGGCCACAGAACTTGTCGTGCAAAGTGAGCGTGCATTCCAAAAGCAACCTCATATCTTCCAAAACGCCAAGAAGGGCGCTGGCCGTCGTTGGTATAAGGATGTCGGTTTGGGATTCAAAACCCCTGCTGAAGCTATCTACGGTGAGTATGTTGACAAGAAGTGCCCTTTCGTTGGTCAAGTCTCTATCCGTGGCCGTATCTTGACCGGTACCGTTGTTTCCACCAAGATGCACCGTACCATCATTATCCGTCGTGAGTACTTGCATTTCATTCCCAAGTACAATCGTTATGAGAAGCGCCACAAGAACTTGGCTGCCCACGTCTCTCCTGCTTTCCGTATTAACGAGGGTGATGTTGTCACTGTCGGTCAATGCCGTCCTTTGAGTAAGACCGTCCGCTTCAACGTTCTTCGTGTCGTTAAGCACACTGAGGGTCCCAAgcaatttggaaaattctaa
- the lys12 gene encoding homoisocitrate dehydrogenase Lys12 yields the protein MSATRRIVLGLIPADGIGKEVVPAARRLMENLPAKHKLKFDFIDLDAGWGTFERTGKALPERTVERLKTECNAALFGAVQSPTHKVAGYSSPIVALRKKMGLYANVRPVKSLDGAKGKPVDLVIVRENTECLYVKEERMVQNTPGKRVAEAIRRISEEASTKIGKMAFEIAKSRQKIRESGTYSIHKKPLVTIIHKSNVMSVTDGLFRESCRHAQSLDPSYASINVDEQIVDSMVYRLFREPECFDVVVAPNLYGDILSDGAASLIGSLGLVPSANVGDNFVMSEPVHGSAPDIAGRGIANPVATFRSVALMLEFMGHQDAAADIYTAVDKVLTEGKVLTPDLGGKSGTNEITDAVLANIHN from the coding sequence ATGTCGGCTACTCGCAGAATTGTTTTGGGTCTCATTCCTGCTGATGGAATTGGAAAGGAAGTCGTTCCCGCTGCTCGTCGTTTGATGGAAAATTTACCTGCGAAGCACAAGCTTAAGTTCGATTTCATTGATTTGGATGCTGGATGGGGTACCTTTGAACGTACTGGAAAAGCTCTTCCTGAACGTACTGTAGAAAGACTTAAAACTGAGTGTAATGCTGCTTTGTTCGGAGCTGTTCAGAGTCCCACTCATAAAGTCGCTGGATATTCTTCACCAATTGTCGCTTTGCGCAAAAAGATGGGATTGTACGCCAATGTTCGCCCTGTAAAATCACTCGATGGTGCCAAGGGTAAACCCGTTGACCTTGTTATTGTTCGTGAAAACACCGAATGTTTGTACGTCAAGGAGGAAAGAATGGTACAAAACACTCCTGGCAAGCGTGTCGCTGAAGCCATTCGTCGTATTAGCGAAGAAGCCTCCACTAAAATTGGAAAGATGGCTTTTGAAATTGCCAAGTCTCGCCAAAAGATACGTGAATCTGGTACTTATTCTATTCACAAGAAGCCTTTGGTTACTATCATTCATAAATCCAATGTCATGTCTGTAACTGATGGACTTTTCCGTGAGTCCTGTCGCCATGCTCAGTCTTTGGATCCTTCTTACGCTTCCATCAATGTTGACGAGCAGATTGTCGACTCGATGGTTTACCGTCTTTTCCGCGAACCTGAATGTTTTGATGTTGTCGTTGCCCCTAACTTGTACGGTGACATTCTTTCAGATGGTGCTGCCTCCTTGATCGGATCCCTTGGTTTGGTTCCTTCTGCTAATGTTGGTGATAACTTTGTTATGTCGGAACCCGTTCATGGCTCTGCCCCTGATATTGCCGGTCGTGGTATTGCAAATCCTGTAGCCACCTTCCGCTCTGTTGCCTTGATGCTTGAATTCATGGGTCATCAAGATGCTGCCGCTGATATTTATACTGCTGTCGACAAGGTTTTGACTGAAGGAAAGGTCCTCACTCCAGACTTGGGCGGTAAATCTGGTACCAACGAAATTACTGATGCTGTTCTTGCCAACATCCATAATTAG
- the rpe1 gene encoding ribulose phosphate 3-epimerase, which yields MVQAKIAPSLLAGDFANLEKEVGRMLKYGSDWLHVDVMDAQFVPNLTIGPIVVKAMRNHYTKEEAFFDCHLMVIEPERYIDQLADAGASLFCFHYEATEKHEEIISRAHEKGMLVGCALKPKTPVEVILPFVEKLDMVLVMTVEPGKGGQSFMPECLPKVEFLRKKYPTLNVEVDGGLSLKTVDAAADAGANVIVAGTAVFHAQSPEEVISGLRNSVMKAQETKPWFK from the exons ATGGTACAGGCAAAAATTGCTCCGTCTTTGTTAGCAG GCGACTTTGCCAATCTTGAAAAAGAGGTTGGCCGTATGCTTAAATATGGTAGCGATTGGTTACACGTAGATGTTATGGACGCACAGTTTGTTCCTAACCTGACCATCGGACCCATTGTTGTGAAAGCTATGCGTAACCATTACACCAAGGAGGAGGCCTTTTTCGATTGTCATTTGATGGTTATTGAACCCGAAAGATATATTGATCAGTTGGCAGATGCTGGAGCCAGTCTATTTTGCTTTCATTATGAAGCCACAGAGAAGCATGAAGAAATTATCAGCCGTGCTCACGAGAAGGGTATGTTGGTAGGTTGTGCTTTGAAACCCAAAACACCAGTGGAGGTGATTTTGCCGTTCGTAGAAAAGCTCGACATGGTATTGGTTATGACTGTTGAACCAGGTAAGGGTGGACAGAGCTTCATGCCCGAATGCCTTCCTAAAGTTGAGTTTCTTCGCAAAAAGTATCCAACATTAAACGTGGAAGTCGATGGAGGTCTCTCTTTAAAAACTGTCGATGCAGCGGCTGATGCTGGTGCAAATGTTATTGTCGCAGGAACGGCTGTTTTCCATGCTCAAAGTCCTGAAGAAGTTATCAGTGGACTACGCAACTCAGTTATGAAAGCTCAAGAAACCAAACCTTGGTTTAAGTAA
- the rrg8 gene encoding protein Rgg8, with translation MTIKKIISKNDPLISILSSPLRQDLATHFLFPRELLAKFPARKDTNPRKFCLLPLEGKNHLHNKHVSLYCLLSDRYLQPPSKRIFKRWNMELNNLNCPDIKRYILESLQDSLLKEISSLKETSTQNHLHCNDIKILQDCLRRPNISNGGIWVQWNLEEINQLKKFLSFRKLYPRQSFISLLQILPEPFLKSQLSHTLPVGSKYFFVPCDKKHHTLGLLLWKLFFLKDMPAAYSS, from the exons AtgacaataaaaaaaattatttcgAAAAATGATCCTTTGATAAGCATCCTAAGCTCTCCTTTAAGACAAGACTTGGCAACGCACTTTTTATTTCCCAGAG AGCTATTAGCGAAGTTTCCTGCAAGGAAGGATACAAATCCtcgaaaattttgtttgttgccattagaaggaaaaaacCATTTACATAATAAACATGTTTCTTTATACTGCTTATTATCGGATAGATACTTGCAACCGCCGTCAAAGCGCATTTTCAAGCGCTGGAACATggaattaaataatttgaattgTCCTGATATAAAAAGATACATACTTGAGTCATTACAGGACTCTttgttaaaagaaatatcctcattaaaagaaacttCAACTCAGAATCATTTACATTGTaatgatattaaaattttacaagatTGTCTAAGGAGACCTAACATTTCGAATGGTGGCATATGGGTGCAATGGAATTTAGAAGAAATtaatcaattgaaaaagtttctCTCTTTTAGAAAACTCTATCCTCGTCAATCGTTTATATCGTTGTTACAAATACTGCCCGAGccctttttaaaatcgcAATTGAGTCATACGCTACCAGTGGGatctaaatatttttttgttccttGCGACAAGAAACATCATACCTTGGGGCTTTTGCTAtggaaacttttttttctcaaagaTATGCCCGCTGCGTATTCCTCATAG
- the dni1 gene encoding tetraspan protein, claudin Dni1, whose amino-acid sequence MLFLHSVVQGTGTLCTLAAWILLALVMTGCQSSTTSKFQLFSLATNVAQINVGYFNMCVLSANATLICKPQFTGCPGLTSISLTDVRSKFLINEVHPWMIVFSFCVCGVSFLMGVVSSLPLIGRLEFLRNIRISLSFFSFFSILVTALFAHVAVSSFVMAVGNGTQNRVTASLGKKAMIFLWCSMGLVTLTGITDSIILLVTSRTKKIRKTILEKSKVLTPSSSFSSKSSTTKY is encoded by the coding sequence ATGCTGTTTCTTCATTCAGTTGTACAAGGAACTGGAACTCTTTGCACATTAGCTGCATGGATTTTACTTGCACTAGTAATGACAGGTTGCCAATCTAGTACCACCTCGAAATTCCAGTTGTTTTCTCTTGCAACTAACGTAGCCCAAATTAACGTTGGGTATTTTAACATGTGTGTACTTTCTGCTAATGCGACGCTGATCTGCAAACCTCAATTTACTGGTTGTCCTGGGTTGACTTCCATTAGCTTAACGGATGTAAGGTCTAAATTTCTAATCAATGAAGTTCACCCTTGGATGATtgtcttttcattttgcgTATGCGGTGTTTCATTTCTTATGGGTGTTGTTTCCAGCCTTCCCTTAATAGGGCGTTTGGAATTCCTGAGAAACATTCGTATAagcctttcttttttctccttttttagTATACTAGTAACTGCTTTGTTTGCTCACGTTGCTGTCTCCTCTTTTGTGATGGCTGTTGGAAATGGAACACAAAATCGAGTTACTGCATCTCTAGGCAAAAAGGCTATGATCTTTTTATGGTGTTCTATGGGACTTGTGACATTAACAGGTATCACGGATTCTATTATTCTTTTGGTTACTTCAAGAACCAAGAAGATTCGTAAGACGATACTGGAAAAAAGCAAAGTCCTTACCCCTAGTTCATCCTTTTCTAGCAAATCCTCAACAACAAAGTATTAA
- the hem4 gene encoding uroporphyrinogen-III synthase Ups, which yields MKTALLLKTKSQPFDPYVEAFEKYGRDTAFIPVLRHKRVHEEQLRDKLKNVRKTYCGLIVTSQRVSETLDEALKQEDETERQKILMETPIFTVGPATDDSIRRLGFQQTHGKDCGRGEVLADLIEEWYTTTKQHKPLLFLVGEKHRDIIQRKLGDDRVDSLIVYATQELENTETQIKDTIRKHPTIDWIVAFSPTSICSLLNTFELKIATIGPTTGDYLKKLGTQPNVVSPAPNPESLASSIVAFDEENSS from the coding sequence ATGAAAACTGCTTTGCTATTGAAAACCAAATCACAGCCTTTCGATCCATATGTGGAGgcctttgaaaaatatggaaGAGATACAGCCTTCATTCCTGTGCTGAGACACAAAAGGGTTCACGAAGAACAGCTTAGagataaattaaaaaacgttCGTAAAACTTATTGTGGTTTAATCGTTACCAGTCAACGAGTTAGCGAAACTCTGGATGAAGCATTAAAACAAGAAGATGAAACGGAGAGGCAGAAAATATTGATGGAAACACCAATATTTACAGTAGGTCCGGCGACTGATGATAGTATTCGACGTCTCGGTTTTCAGCAAACACATGGAAAGGACTGTGGAAGGGGTGAGGTTTTGGCAGATTTAATTGAAGAGTGGTATACTACGACTAAACAACATAAGCCCTTACTTTTCCTTGTAGGGGAAAAGCATAGGGATAtaattcaaagaaaactGGGGGACGACAGAGTAGATTCATTAATCGTATATGCTACGCaagaattagaaaataCAGAAACCCAAATAAAGGATACGATTAGAAAACATCCTACAATTGATTGGATTGTCGCATTCAGTCCGACATCCATTTGCTCTTTATTAAACACATTTGAATTAAAGATCGCAACCATTGGACCTACTACTGGAGATTATCTAAAGAAGCTGGGAACTCAACCGAACGTTGTATCTCCAGCACCTAATCCAGAGAGCTTGGCATCCAGCATAGTTGCCTTTGATGAGGAGAATTCTAGTTGA
- the spk1 gene encoding MAP kinase Spk1 — protein MASATSTPTIADGNSNKESVATSRSPHTHDLNFELPEEYEMINLIGQGAYGVVCAALHKPSGLKVAVKKIHPFNHPVFCLRTLREIKLLRHFRHENIISILDILPPPSYQELEDVYIVQELMETDLYRVIRSQPLSDDHCQYFTYQILRALKAMHSAGVVHRDLKPSNLLLNANCDLKVADFGLARSTTAQGGNPGFMTEYVATRWYRAPEIMLSFREYSKAIDLWSTGCILAEMLSARPLFPGKDYHSQITLILNILGTPTMDDFSRIKSARARKYIKSLPFTPKVSFKALFPQASPDAIDLLEKLLTFNPDKRITAEEALKHPYVAAYHDASDEPTASPMPPNLVDLYCNKEDLEIPVLKALIFREVNFR, from the coding sequence ATGGCGAGCGCTACTTCCACGCCTACTATTGCGGATGGGAATTCCAACAAGGAGTCAGTAGCTACAAGTCGAAGCCCACACACGCATGATCTAAACTTTGAGCTACCAGAGGAATACGAAATGATCAATCTCATCGGTCAAGGTGCTTATGGAGTTGTATGTGCCGCGCTTCACAAACCCAGCGGCCTAAAGGTGgctgttaaaaaaatacatccTTTCAATCATCCTGTGTTTTGTCTAAGAACTTTAAGGGAAATCAAGTTACTCAGACATTTTCGTcatgaaaatataatttcaaTTCTAGACATCCTTCCACCACCGAGCTACCAGGAATTGGAAGATGTTTATATTGTACAAGAGCTTATGGAAACGGATTTGTACCGTGTTATACGTTCGCAGCCCTTAAGCGATGATCATTGTCAATACTTTACGTATCAAATTTTGCGCGCTCTGAAAGCCATGCATAGTGCTGGAGTTGTTCATAGAGACCTGAAGCCATCAAACTTACTACTAAATGCCAATTGTGATCTCAAAGTTGCCGATTTCGGTTTGGCACGTTCCACCACAGCTCAAGGCGGAAATCCTGGCTTTATGACTGAGTATGTCGCAACTCGTTGGTATCGAGCACCGGAAATTATGCTGAGTTTCCGAGAATACAGCAAAGCTATTGATTTATGGAGTACTGGTTGTATACTTGCTGAGATGCTTTCTGCTCGACCATTGTTCCCAGGAAAGGACTATCATAGTCAAATTACTTTAATCCTTAACATTCTAGGAACGCCTACTATGGACGATTTTTCAAGAATTAAATCTGCACGTGCGAggaaatatattaaaagtCTTCCATTTACTCCTAAAGTATCATTCAAAGCACTCTTTCCTCAGGCATCACCAGATGCTATTGAccttttagaaaaattactGACATTTAATCCTGATAAGCGTATAACTGCAGAAGAGGCTCTAAAGCACCCGTATGTAGCTGCTTATCATGATGCCAGTGATGAGCCTACAGCATCCCCCATGCCTCCCAACCTCGTCGATTTATACTGTAACAAAGAAGATCTCGAAATACCGGTATTGAAGGCCTTAATATTTCGTGAAGTAAATTTCAGATAA
- the eta2 gene encoding RNA polymerase I termination factor, Myb family Eta2 → MMLAIDMTINENQGTRSNLESPTLSCSSKGAMQERDVMFTDHNTFNITNNKSRPGSLMKSMKRKDVYEFDEDNEFEFEMGSLIHKPSRAHSLGGTSEPVSDDHKDCMEATRQLLENSPLSSVVVKTCSDHASKRKIARSSSDDSESKVESTNSFNAKKRKDAWTEEHEKWFQARIDELLTIRSISREQMIEILEDEHAGSRLQGFLESVASFLNRKENSLLKYMRAFFQVAGYEKIDIGSLAAEEDSQLNFSLEDAQVIQKVVLSYCNNEGVDLQEFGFRMSSSSLRHTNINFLYNELRELLPTSISRKGIIRYLKEIYKPLDPKDRNAWEESELKKLYTLVEQEGTRWNSIANKLGTSPAACMSQWRFVVGTSTQETIDRRKLWTNEEEAKLLDLVKSSYRSSFHTKKMTSLFTHNNHTTSNIQREIPASDSIAWHSISKKLGTKSPESCRKQYEKTIASYSSNQRQEEDQGKKRKKRKKKKSKGKRKFYVADSLKLLEHVQRQCGEAISINAIDWKGIVKQMPKWSEEELRAQATNLVASVRGWKKTRLSESVRIAITDLKSLPPDV, encoded by the coding sequence ATGATGTTAGCTATCGACATGACAATAAATGAAAACCAGGGAACACGCTCAAATTTGGAAAGTCCTACACTTTCATGTAGCAGTAAGGGTGCAATGCAAGAAAGAGACGTTATGTTTACAGATCACAATACCTTCAATATCACTAATAATAAATCTCGGCCTGGAAGTTTAATGAAATctatgaaaagaaaagatgtttacgaatttgatgaagatAATGAGTTTGAGTTTGAAATGGGGTCACTTATACATAAGCCTTCACGTGCTCACTCCTTAGGAGGAACTAGTGAGCCTGTGTCAGATGACCATAAAGATTGTATGGAAGCTACACGACAGTTATTGGAAAATAGTCCACTTTCCTCTGTCGTTGTCAAAACATGTAGTGATCATGCATCAAAGCGTAAAATTGCGCGATCCTCTTCTGACGATTCTGAAAGCAAAGTTGAAAGCACAAACTCTTTCAAtgcaaagaaaagaaaggatgCATGGACAGAGGAGCATGAAAAGTGGTTTCAAGCAAGGATTGATGAATTGTTAACGATTCGGTCTATATCACGGGAGCAAATGATCGAGATATTGGAAGACGAACATGCTGGGAGTCGACTTCAAGGGTTTTTAGAGTCAGTAGCATCTTTTCTGAatcgaaaagaaaatagttTACTAAAGTACATGCgtgctttttttcaagtcGCCGGTTACGAAAAGATAGACATTGGAAGCTTGGCTGCTGAAGAGGATTCGCAACTTAATTTTTCTCTAGAAGACGCACAAGTGATTCAAAAAGTAGTTTTGTCTTATTGTAATAATGAAGGCGTAGATTTACAAGAGTTTGGCTTCCGGATGAGTTCTTCAAGCTTAAGACATACAAATATCAACTTTCTATACAACGAACTACGCGAATTGCTGCCTACTTCTATTTcaagaaaaggaattattCGTTATTTGAAGGAAATCTACAAGCCGTTGGATCCGAAAGATAGGAATGCATGGGAGGAAAGTGAGCTAAAAAAGCTGTACACCCTAGTTGAACAAGAGGGAACGCGGTGGAACAGCATAGCGAACAAACTGGGAACGTCACCTGCCGCGTGCATGAGTCAATGGAGGTTTGTTGTAGGTACTAGTACTCAGGAAACAATTGATCGGCGCAAATTATGGACGAATGAAGAGGAAGCAAAGCTATTAGACTTGGTAAAGTCTTCTTACCGGTCGTCTTTTcacacaaaaaaaatgacaaGCCTTTTCACACACAATAATCACACTACTTCAAACATACAACGGGAAATACCGGCATCTGATTCCATTGCATGGCATAGCATATCGAAGAAGCTTGGGACTAAGTCGCCGGAAAGCTGTCGAAAACAGTACGAAAAAACAATCGCATCTTATTCTTCTAACCAACGTCAAGAGGAGGATCAAGggaagaaaaggaagaagagaaaaaagaagaaatcaAAGGGTAAACGCAAATTTTACGTCGCGGATAGTTTAAAACTACTAGAACATGTACAAAGGCAATGCGGAGAAGCAATCTCCATAAATGCCATTGATTGGAAAGGCATTGTCAAGCAAATGCCAAAATGGTCCGAGGAGGAATTGAGAGCGCAAGCCACAAATTTGGTAGCGAGTGTTCGCGGCTGGAAAAAGACACGTTTAAGTGAGAGTGTGAGAATCGCAATTACAGATTTGAAAAGTCTTCCTCCTGACGTATAA
- the pac2 gene encoding cAMP-independent regulatory protein Pac2 produces the protein MQTYTGIIKTPLDAIILFEACRIGLLPRVQRRLSDHERSLIRAGSVFVWDEREAGMRRWTDGKSWSASRVSGSFLTYREMEGKRKPYHHGLSTDGSLKRSPSADTTGNSSLNAYSNEDSGAASLSDEESVDDENLRGLHYKPNGLIKQSFSITTSLNHKLHLISYSSPIPDPSLVTPSSDVNLSRITIPYGLYPDAGPPLVQAPKFLAPYDILVEKVACSEDARVLDKLRQALWL, from the coding sequence ATGCAAACTTATACAGGTATCATTAAGACCCCGTTGGATGCGATTATCCTTTTCGAGGCCTGTCGAATTGGTCTTCTTCCACGCGTCCAGCGTCGATTGTCCGACCATGAAAGAAGCTTGATACGAGCAGGCAGTGTTTTTGTGTGGGATGAACGGGAAGCTGGAATGCGCCGTTGGACTGATGGTAAATCATGGAGTGCTTCTCGTGTCAGCGGTTCATTCTTAACCTACCGAGAAATGGAGGGTAAACGTAAACCTTACCATCACGGTCTTTCCACCGATGGTTCCCTTAAACGCTCTCCCTCTGCAGATACGACTGGTAATAGTTCCCTAAATGCTTACAGCAATGAGGACAGTGGAGCCGCGAGCTTGAGTGATGAAGAGTCGGTTGATGATGAGAACCTACGGGGGTTGCATTACAAACCGAACGGCTTAATTAAGCAGTCCTTTAGTATTACTACCTCCTTAAATCATAAACTTCACCTTATTTCCTATTCTTCGCCTATCCCTGATCCTTCATTAGTCACGCCAAGTAGTGATGTTAACCTTTCACGTATCACTATTCCATATGGACTGTATCCAGACGCGGGTCCACCGCTTGTTCAAGCACCAAAGTTTCTCGCTCCTTATGATATTCTTGTCGAGAAAGTTGCCTGTAGCGAAGACGCGCGCGTTTTGGATAAGTTGCGTCAAGCCCTATGGCTATAG
- the maf1 gene encoding RNA polymerase III-inhibiting protein Maf1, whose product MKFLELADLDTVNNALSFDADDCRIRGKCELYTTKSTNSDKKLFKAIENRCQEDLFALSSSKSPEYAFSLTQQSPFGPLDQSSSRRTFMYIVATLNASYPDHDFSSLQPTDFYKEPSLSRVVDSVNSTLNNIGRGRLSVNGIWEIIDRHINLSDCSVYSYTPDSDSDPYGDDALIWGMSYFFFNKNMKRMLYLSLHGLGKEVSGRNRYGNDDDSVFTPLADDAEPSDFDDDWVANMDD is encoded by the exons ATGAAg TTTCTTGAGCTTGCCGATTTAGATACAGTCAATAATGCCTTATCATTTGATGCCGATGATTGTCGCATACGCGGAAAGTGCGAGCTCTATACAACCAAG AGTACAAATTCTGACAAGAAACTCTTTAAAGCTATAGAGAATCGGTGTCAGGAGGATCTATTTGCATTATCGAGTAGTAAATCACCGGAATATGCTTTCAGCCTAACTCAGCAAAGTCCATTTGGGCCTCTTGATCAGTCCTCTTCTCGTCGTACCTTTATGTACATTGTCGCTACTCTTAATGCCTCTTATCCCGATCATGATTTTAGTAGCCTCCAACCAACAGATTTTTACAAAGAGCCTTCACTATCTCGTGTTGTAGATTCCGTTAATTCTACACTTAATAACATTGGTCGTGGTAGATTGAGTGTGAATGGAATTTGGGAAATTATCGACCGTCATATCAACCTGTCTGATTGCAGCGTTTATTCCTATACTCCAGATAGCGACAGCGATCCTTACGGCGATGATGCTTTAATATGGGGGATGtcctactttttttttaacaaaaatatgaaGCGCATGCTTTATTTATCACTTCATGGTTTGGGCAAGGAAGTCTCGGGTCGGAATCGTTATGGAAATGACGATGATTCTGTGTTTACACCACTTGCGGACGATGCAGAGCCAAGCGATTTTGATGACGATTGGGTTGCTAACATGGatgattaa